In Acidimicrobiales bacterium, one DNA window encodes the following:
- a CDS encoding DUF167 family protein yields MADRLFEVERPGQAGEAVVLRCYLQPGAGRAAVVGRRGDALHVRVAPPPANGRANAALTELVASLFDVAPSAVTIASGERSRHKRVRISGVDAATADRRIDEALAAAAAADRVGARRRGAR; encoded by the coding sequence GTGGCCGACCGGCTCTTCGAGGTCGAGCGCCCGGGGCAGGCGGGCGAAGCGGTGGTGCTGCGCTGCTACCTGCAGCCAGGCGCAGGGCGCGCCGCGGTCGTCGGCCGGCGGGGCGACGCGCTGCACGTGCGCGTCGCCCCCCCGCCGGCCAACGGGCGGGCGAACGCGGCCCTCACCGAGCTCGTCGCGTCGCTCTTCGACGTCGCCCCCTCGGCGGTGACGATCGCGTCGGGCGAGCGGTCCCGCCACAAGCGCGTCCGCATCAGCGGCGTGGATGCCGCCACCGCCGACCGGCGCATCGACGAGGCGCTCGCCGCCGCGGCGGCGGCCGATCGGGTCGGCGCGCGCCGGCGGGGTGCGCGCTAG
- a CDS encoding TraR/DksA C4-type zinc finger protein, with amino-acid sequence MLSTMPRTTTSTASVEAKDPGEGRKRSSPARRSDAAAEAGTSDRPSASSPSASRRSSAKAPASASKTGGAKAAARKQPAARQSGATKAAGATRERPAKAPAAAQGRQPATAQRAPARKPSAAETSSRRPSRAARPAKAAKAAAAGYAGDERFLAHQRQALLEERATYLEQAQSLRAEAESLVEEMEPGDVQFDEESGEGGTVTVDRERDLALSAQALAAVEEIEEALAKIESGRYGICERCGELIPKARLEALPYARLCIACKSGGLSRR; translated from the coding sequence ATGCTGAGCACGATGCCCCGGACGACGACCTCGACGGCTTCGGTCGAGGCGAAGGACCCGGGCGAGGGCAGGAAGAGGTCCTCCCCGGCCCGCCGAAGCGACGCGGCGGCCGAGGCGGGCACGTCCGACCGCCCGAGCGCCTCGAGCCCGAGCGCCTCGAGGAGGTCATCGGCCAAGGCGCCGGCGTCCGCCTCGAAGACGGGTGGGGCCAAGGCTGCGGCGCGCAAGCAGCCCGCCGCGCGCCAGTCCGGCGCGACGAAGGCGGCGGGCGCCACGCGGGAGCGGCCGGCCAAGGCGCCGGCGGCCGCGCAGGGCCGCCAGCCTGCGACCGCCCAGCGCGCGCCGGCGCGCAAGCCGTCGGCTGCGGAGACGTCGAGCCGTCGGCCGAGCCGCGCGGCCCGGCCGGCCAAGGCGGCCAAGGCCGCGGCGGCCGGGTACGCGGGCGACGAGCGCTTCCTCGCCCACCAGCGCCAGGCGCTCCTCGAGGAGCGAGCGACCTACCTCGAGCAGGCGCAGTCGCTGCGCGCCGAGGCGGAGTCGCTCGTCGAGGAGATGGAGCCCGGCGACGTCCAGTTCGACGAGGAGTCGGGCGAGGGCGGGACGGTCACGGTGGATCGCGAGCGCGATCTGGCGCTGTCCGCCCAGGCGCTCGCCGCGGTCGAGGAGATCGAGGAGGCCCTCGCCAAGATCGAGTCGGGCCGCTACGGCATCTGCGAGCGCTGCGGCGAGCTCATCCCCAAGGCGAGGCTCGAGGCCCTGCCCTACGCGCGCCTGTGCATCGCCTGCAAGAGCGGGGGCCTGTCGCGCCGCTGA
- the lspA gene encoding signal peptidase II: MHRLQERGPVAPLSSRLARPGAGASWRRTLTVFAVAAAVVGLDQLTKALALEHLKGPPVHLVGPLSLALAYNSGIAFSLGTGLGGPILVLVGLLVLGLVASARLVTSRAGAVALGLVLGGALGNLVDRLARAGAVVDFIRTTFWPTFNLADAAIVCGCAALVVRSLRRPAARRGRARARDEGTAQR; this comes from the coding sequence GTGCATCGCCTGCAAGAGCGGGGGCCTGTCGCGCCGCTGAGCTCCCGCCTGGCGCGCCCGGGCGCGGGCGCGAGCTGGCGGCGGACCCTCACCGTCTTCGCCGTCGCGGCCGCCGTCGTCGGGCTCGACCAGCTGACGAAGGCGCTCGCGCTCGAGCACCTCAAGGGACCACCGGTCCACCTCGTCGGGCCCCTCTCCCTCGCCCTCGCGTACAACAGCGGGATCGCCTTCTCGCTCGGCACCGGCCTCGGCGGGCCGATCCTCGTGCTCGTCGGCCTGCTCGTGCTCGGCCTCGTCGCGTCGGCGCGCCTCGTGACGAGCAGGGCGGGCGCCGTCGCGCTCGGCCTCGTGCTCGGCGGCGCGCTCGGCAACCTCGTCGACCGGCTCGCGCGCGCCGGTGCGGTCGTCGACTTCATCCGGACGACCTTCTGGCCGACCTTCAATCTGGCCGACGCTGCGATCGTCTGCGGCTGCGCCGCACTCGTCGTGCGCTCGCTGCGCCGACCGGCGGCGCGCCGCGGGCGCGCGCGGGCTCGCGACGAGGGGACGGCGCAGCGGTGA
- a CDS encoding RluA family pseudouridine synthase, which translates to MTEEIVVPSELAGARLDRCLALLAGRSRSEAAALIEAGAVHLDGVPATLRRRRVAAGQRLSLAEPPAPRRAACAPAPVDYRVVYEDEAIIVVDKPAGVVVHPGRGHDDDTLAAALLAAYPELAGVGEPGRNGIVHRLDKDTSGLLAVARTEQARAALARQLAERSMGRTYRALVLGTMAADAGVVEAPIGRSLASRTRMAVRVDGRPARTRYEVLARYRWPVDATELHVELETGRTHQIRVHLAAISHPVAGDASYGGRSLALGLRRPFLHAERLRVAHPTSGAPLELTSPLPTDLAAVLGSCS; encoded by the coding sequence GTGACCGAGGAGATCGTCGTGCCGAGCGAGCTCGCCGGTGCGCGCCTCGATCGCTGCCTCGCGCTGCTCGCCGGGCGCTCTCGCTCGGAGGCGGCGGCGCTCATCGAGGCGGGGGCCGTGCACCTGGACGGCGTACCGGCGACGCTGCGCCGACGGCGCGTCGCTGCGGGCCAGCGCCTCTCGCTCGCCGAGCCGCCAGCCCCCCGCCGCGCCGCGTGCGCGCCCGCACCGGTCGACTACCGCGTCGTCTACGAGGACGAGGCGATCATCGTCGTCGACAAGCCCGCCGGCGTCGTCGTGCACCCCGGGCGCGGGCACGACGACGACACGCTCGCGGCGGCGCTCCTCGCCGCCTACCCCGAGCTCGCCGGGGTGGGAGAGCCGGGTCGCAACGGGATCGTGCACCGCCTCGACAAGGACACCTCCGGCCTCCTCGCCGTGGCGCGCACCGAGCAGGCGCGCGCCGCCCTCGCCCGTCAGCTCGCCGAGCGGTCGATGGGGCGTACCTACCGTGCGCTCGTCCTCGGGACCATGGCGGCCGACGCCGGCGTCGTCGAGGCCCCCATCGGGCGGAGCCTCGCCAGCCGGACGCGCATGGCGGTGCGCGTCGACGGCAGGCCGGCGCGCACGCGCTACGAGGTGCTCGCCCGCTACCGCTGGCCGGTCGACGCGACCGAGCTGCACGTCGAGCTCGAGACCGGCCGGACGCACCAGATCCGCGTCCACCTGGCAGCCATCTCCCACCCGGTGGCGGGCGACGCCTCCTACGGCGGCCGCTCGCTCGCCCTCGGCCTGCGGCGCCCCTTCCTGCACGCCGAGCGCCTGCGCGTCGCCCACCCCACGAGCGGCGCACCGCTCGAGCTCACCTCGCCGCTGCCGACCGACCTCGCCGCGGTCCTCGGCAGCTGCTCGTGA
- a CDS encoding sigma-70 family RNA polymerase sigma factor produces MAEAEGDLAITTVITTDEQVERPERGPDLMRLFLDDLGRHPLLSAEQQVALAQRIERGDEAARAEMIAANLRLVVHWARRYQGRGVDLTDLIQEGTFGLMRAVEKFDWRRGFKFSTYATWWIRQSLQRAVQSKGRAIRLPEDAVAAEAAAERESGDGYEPRLPRVVASLDQPLSADATATLGDLIATDEDALDESTVDALARSRLEDAVNRLPELERSVVRLRFGLSGRAPASLETTARELGIGVRRVRSLEAAALRFLAAQPEVEALHPAA; encoded by the coding sequence TTGGCGGAAGCTGAAGGAGACCTCGCCATCACCACCGTGATCACGACGGACGAGCAGGTCGAGCGCCCCGAACGGGGGCCGGACCTGATGCGCCTGTTCCTCGACGACCTGGGCAGGCACCCGCTGCTCAGCGCCGAGCAGCAGGTCGCGCTGGCGCAGCGCATCGAACGCGGCGACGAGGCGGCTCGCGCCGAGATGATCGCGGCCAACCTGCGGCTGGTCGTGCACTGGGCCCGCCGCTACCAGGGGCGAGGGGTGGACCTCACCGACCTCATCCAGGAGGGGACCTTCGGGCTGATGCGCGCCGTCGAGAAGTTCGACTGGCGCCGCGGCTTCAAGTTCTCGACGTACGCGACCTGGTGGATCCGCCAGTCGCTCCAGCGGGCCGTGCAGTCGAAGGGGCGTGCCATCCGCCTTCCCGAGGACGCCGTTGCCGCCGAGGCGGCCGCCGAGCGCGAGAGCGGGGACGGCTACGAGCCGCGCCTGCCGCGGGTTGTGGCGAGCCTCGACCAGCCGCTCAGCGCCGACGCGACCGCGACCCTCGGCGACCTCATCGCCACCGACGAGGACGCACTCGACGAGTCGACGGTCGACGCGCTCGCCCGCTCGCGCCTCGAGGACGCGGTCAACCGACTGCCCGAGCTCGAGCGGTCGGTCGTGCGCCTGCGCTTCGGCCTCAGCGGCCGTGCCCCGGCGTCGCTCGAGACGACGGCCCGCGAGCTCGGCATCGGGGTGCGCCGCGTCCGCAGCCTCGAGGCGGCGGCGCTGCGCTTCCTCGCTGCCCAGCCGGAGGTCGAAGCCCTCCACCCGGCGGCCTGA